The following nucleotide sequence is from Luteolibacter sp. Y139.
ATCATGCCGAGCAGTGCCAGGAGCGCGAGCCGGCAGCGATTGCGCGGGAAGAAGCGGTCGGCGAAAAAGCCGCCGAGGATGAGGCCCACGACGCCGCCAGCCTCGAAGCCATTCGAGACGTAGGCGGGTGCGTCCCGTGTGAGGCCGACGACCTTTTCCAGATAGAAGGGAAGCCAGGCGAAGAGCGTGTAGCGGGTGTACTTCAGGCCGAAGTACGATAACCCTAGGAGCAGCACCGAGGGGTTCACCAGCATGGCGAGGAAGCCGTGTCTTTCTCCGGAGGCGGTTTCGCTTTTCGCCGTGGATGTCTCGAAGGAATAGCCACGGTCTTCCGGGCGATTGATGAGGAAGAGGCCCTGGATGATGCCGATGACGGTGACTACCACGCCATTGACGAGGAAGATCTCCTTCCAGCCGTATTCCTTCAGGATGAAGCCGGAGAAGGCGGTGGCGGCGAGGCTGCCGAGGATGTAGCAGGAGAGCCAGAAGCCCATGACGCGGCCGCGTCGGGCATCGCTCACCCAGAGGGTGATGAGCTTGCAGGAGGCGGGCCAGCCGGTGGCCTGGAAGAGGCCATTCGCGGTGAATCCGATCGCGAGGACCGCGACGAAGGGGAAAAGCCCGAAGGCGAGGGTGGCGATGCCGGAGAGGCACATGCCGGCGCAGAGGGCGATCCGTGGGCCGCTGCGGTCGCCGAGCGCGCCGCTGAGGAACTGGCCGATGGCATAGCAGACGGCGTAGGCGGAATTGACGTAGCCGATGGTTTCGAGGCTGAAGCCCTGCTCGACCAAGGGGCCGGTGGCGACGCTGAGATGCTTCCGGGTGAAGTAGTAGAAGAAGTACGCGAGGTAGGAGAGGATCACCATCCGCGACTGGAGCGACAGCGGAGGCGGCGGGGCGGCCGGGTTCTCCGCAGGGTGATCGGTCCTCGTCGTGCGCATCGGTATCAGGGCGGGTCGGTTACCAGGGGTGCGACGAGGTTTTTTCGCGGGTGTCTCCGAAGGGCGCCAGGTCCAGGCGATCTCCGGATAGCGAGTTGGCGTCCGTGGTGCCGGTCTTGAGTTGCTTGCAGGCCTGCATGGCAAGCGACAGGTTGTTGGTGACGATAGCGCTACTCAAGCCAAAGTGGCTGGGCCGGTAGGGAGGCCTTTGAGAATCGTTGGCAGGTGGCTTTCTCCGAGCGTTATACAATCGACCGGGCTTTGCACTTACCTCCCGGGATTTGAGCCACTAGCAATGTCATCCGACGATCGGTCACAGGATCGTCGCTATCCCCAAAAGAAGGACATCATGCACTTGAAACTTGCGACCCTTGCTGGCCTCTCCGCTCTCGTCGTGGCTTCAGCCGGGCTGACGAGCTGCAATAAATCTGCCGTTTTCTCTTCGAGCTCTTTGCGGACGGATTCAACTATAAACAATCACCGGACGATCACGAAGAAGGTCAATGGTCTGGCGCGGAAGCTAGAGACGACGGCGGACGTGAAGATGGAGAAGGGAAAGATCACGTCTTTTCCGAAAGGGGCGCTGGTGAAGCTGGAAGAGACGGGGAGTGCGACGCCGCGGGTGGCGGAGCTGCGAGAGAATGGAGGGAGTCTGGAGCTGTGGGTGAAGGAGAATGGGACGTTCCGAAAGGGGACGGCGGAGGAGGAGACGTGGCGGGATGAGTTTTTGAAGGATGTGATCGGGGAGTGAGTTGGGTGGATGTGCCGTATGTTTCGTGTCGACGGGACGTCGACACCCCTTAGGGATTTGCCTCGATTGGGTGGCAGGCTTGGTGTGAAGTGGTGAGATGCGATTGTCGTTTTCGAAGGTGAGGATCGTGCCGTGGGTGATGCCGCTTTTGATCGCGGTAGCGGGGGTGGCGGTGGGGGAGTTCAAGGGGTTCACGAAGGAGCAACGGGATGCTTCGGTGGGCCCGGTGTCGGGATTGAAGCCGGGGCTACGGCGGGCGTTCACGGATGTGGGGCAGTTTGCGGCGAAGAAGGAGCCGAAGCCCTTCGATTGGCTCGGGGCTCATGAGGAGCCGGGGCAGACATTCGGCCAGTATGTGGGTTCGCGGCCGAACTTGCCGGGGCCTGTTAGAAAGAAGCTGTATGTGCTGCCGATCGGGACGTTCGCGAAAGGAGTGGCGCCTGATTTGGAGAAGCTGAAAGCGTATACGGCGGCGTATTTCCATCCGATGCCGGTGGAGATGCTGCCGGTGGTGGCGGATGCGGAGGTGCCGGCGAAGGTGCGCGAGAATTCGCTGACCAAGAAGAAGCAGTGGCTGAGCACGGATATCCTGGACTGGTTGCCCGGCAAGCTACCGGGGGATGCCTATGCGATGCTGGCGGTGACGATGACGGATCTTTATCCGGAGGAGAGCTGGAACTTCGTTTTCGGCCAAGCGTCCTACAGGGAGCGCGTGGGCGTCTTCAGCTTCGCGCGTTATCATCCCTCGTGGACCTTCGATCCGGTGGACGAGGGGACGGAGAAGCTGGTGCTAGGCCGTGCGGCGAAGGTGCTGACGCACGAGATGGGGCACATGTTCGGGATCCGGCACTGCGTGCACTACGAGTGCATCATGGGCGGGGTGAATCACCTGGCCGAGGCGGATGCGGCGCCGATGCACCTGTGCCCGGTGTGCCTGCGGAAGTTGTACTACGCAGTGCGGTTCGATCCGGCGTCGCGGTATGAGGGGCTGGCGAAGTTCTACCGGGAGAATGGGTTCAAGGAGGAGGAGAAGTGGGCGGCGGTGGAAGCGGCGTCGATCGGGGCGGCGAGGTGAATTCATCCGAGGGCACGGACGAGCGAGGCAATCTCGTGTTTTACGCTGCTCCAGGATTGTCCGGACAGGCTGATTGGGAGCCGCGGTTGGCGATGGCATTGAGCTTCATGGCGGCCACGTCGGAGATGGAAAGCAAGTGGACGCCATCGATCGATTCGACGGGCTCTAATAAAGGGTAAGCGTGGCGGAGGAAGTCGAGCTTGGTACCATGGGCATCCAACGTGAGGGTGTTCTCGCTACGGCCGACGATGGTGGCGTCCGGCAACGGCAAAGCGGCGAGAAGCGATTCGGGATCGAATGGTTCTCTCGTGAAGAAATCGAGGTCGACCGAGAGGCGATGGCCGAATCGCAAAGCGAGGGAGGTTCCTCCCGCGAGGGCGAAGGATTGCAACGCCGGAGCGGCCGAGAGTCGCTCTAGCAGCTCGCGGACTGATGTGGGAATGGCGTCGAAGCGGAGCATCGGAATGAAGAGGCTGGACGATCGAACCATACGCGACAGAAGGCAAAGGCGCGAGGTTCCAAGCTGCGAAGGCCGGTGACGATTTCTTCCAGGCGAGGCTTTCCGTAGAAGGCGACAAGTGCCTGCCAGTCCCGCCAGCGGCCTTGCTCCAGGACCCGCTTGACCAGCCACGGGGCGTGGTGGCCGGGATCAACCGTGGCGCGATCGACGTCCCAGAAGAGGTGGTCGGAAAGTGGAGGCACGGCGGCGAGGATACTGAAAGGCGGGAGGACTGAAATGAGAAATCTTGGTTCCCTCGAGGCTCGACATGATCGAGGGAGCGGGTAGGAAGCGGTTGCCAATCCAACAAGGAGGTAACTATGGCAAAGCACCACCATCAAGACGGCTCCTTTTTTCGAGCCGAGCAGTAAGAGGCGGAACGGGTTCCCTTCCGAGACGCGCGTGAAGCGTGGATTCCGGGTCGTTCACGGAGGAAAGGAACTCCACGAGCGGCTTGGCAGGAATGATCCCTGTCCGTGTGGATCGGCACGCCGGTTTCAAGAACTGTTGCATGCAGACGGGGCGTTACGATGGATCGCCGCGGGACGACTACTTTTAGGGAGTAGCTGAATGCGGCGATGTAGAGGCCCGGGCGTGTCGTGTCGACGGGACGTCGACACCCCTTAGTAAAAAGCGCCGCGGGTTTCCCCGCGGCGCTTTGGTTTCCTCGTGCCGTGACGTTGCGTGTGCGGCACTCGTTTCCGAGGTTCTCCTCCTCAGAAGGTGTAATCCAGCTCGACGCTGACGCGGGTGGTGGACTTGTAGAGCTTGTCGTTGCTGTCGAAGTATCCGAGCTTGCCGATGGCGGTGAAGTGGTCGTCGAACTTCTTCGAGAGCACGGAGTCGAAGCCGAGGCCGAAGTTGTCGCTGATGGAGTTGTCGCCGAAGATGTGGCCGACATTGGTCCACTTGATGCCGCAGAAGATGGGCATCATGTAGCTGACGTAGGTATCGGTGAGGCCGCCGTGCGTGCCGTTGATACGGCGGGCGTCGGTGGCATCGGCGTAGCCATTGAAGGCGTGGACGGTGGCGAGCGGGGTTTGCACGCCGGCGTCGAGGTGCTCGATGCCGACCATCAGTGCATGCGTATCGAAGAGGGTCTTGGTGGCATTGAAGTGGGCGTAGAGGCCTTCCTTGTCATTGGCGGGGCCGGCTTCGTCCTGATAGGCGAGTTCGCCGTAGAGGGTGACGCCTGCGAGGGCGCCCTTCGCGCTGACGCCGTAGGTCTGGTTGTCCCAGCCCTTCGTGACGCCGTCGTCGAAGCTCATGTCATAGATGTAGCCGCCTAGGGTGACGCCCTTGATGCCGGTGTAGGAGGCATTGAAGAGGTAGATGTCGCCGGGTGCGTTTTCGAAGATGCCGGTGGCGTCCTCGCCGAAGACGCGGTTCACCTGATCGATGTAGGCGAGGTTCAGGGTGAGGCCCTTGATGGAAGTGTTCTGGAGCGAGATGGCGTCGTAGGTCTGCTCGTTCTGACGCCAGCC
It contains:
- a CDS encoding DUF6922 domain-containing protein produces the protein MPPLSDHLFWDVDRATVDPGHHAPWLVKRVLEQGRWRDWQALVAFYGKPRLEEIVTGLRSLEPRAFAFCRVWFDRPASSFRCSASTPFPHQSASC
- a CDS encoding archaemetzincin gives rise to the protein MRLSFSKVRIVPWVMPLLIAVAGVAVGEFKGFTKEQRDASVGPVSGLKPGLRRAFTDVGQFAAKKEPKPFDWLGAHEEPGQTFGQYVGSRPNLPGPVRKKLYVLPIGTFAKGVAPDLEKLKAYTAAYFHPMPVEMLPVVADAEVPAKVRENSLTKKKQWLSTDILDWLPGKLPGDAYAMLAVTMTDLYPEESWNFVFGQASYRERVGVFSFARYHPSWTFDPVDEGTEKLVLGRAAKVLTHEMGHMFGIRHCVHYECIMGGVNHLAEADAAPMHLCPVCLRKLYYAVRFDPASRYEGLAKFYRENGFKEEEKWAAVEAASIGAAR
- a CDS encoding SEC-C metal-binding domain-containing protein, giving the protein MKRGFRVVHGGKELHERLGRNDPCPCGSARRFQELLHADGALRWIAAGRLLLGSS
- a CDS encoding alginate export family protein, producing the protein MKNRYLTTSLLLLATTTAITHAGSPTPSPEIATAKEAPWLIPLLDVRARYEFADVDGLDPAHALTIRERVGLKTKAWYGLSALVEGEFTQAIIDDYYGGAPGVDPDDIRNSFINDPENAELNQAYLQYTGFDTTVKVGRQRIIYDNAAFVGNVGWRQNEQTYDAISLQNTSIKGLTLNLAYIDQVNRVFGEDATGIFENAPGDIYLFNASYTGIKGVTLGGYIYDMSFDDGVTKGWDNQTYGVSAKGALAGVTLYGELAYQDEAGPANDKEGLYAHFNATKTLFDTHALMVGIEHLDAGVQTPLATVHAFNGYADATDARRINGTHGGLTDTYVSYMMPIFCGIKWTNVGHIFGDNSISDNFGLGFDSVLSKKFDDHFTAIGKLGYFDSNDKLYKSTTRVSVELDYTF
- a CDS encoding nucleotidyl transferase AbiEii/AbiGii toxin family protein, coding for MLRFDAIPTSVRELLERLSAAPALQSFALAGGTSLALRFGHRLSVDLDFFTREPFDPESLLAALPLPDATIVGRSENTLTLDAHGTKLDFLRHAYPLLEPVESIDGVHLLSISDVAAMKLNAIANRGSQSACPDNPGAA
- a CDS encoding MFS transporter; the protein is MRTTRTDHPAENPAAPPPPLSLQSRMVILSYLAYFFYYFTRKHLSVATGPLVEQGFSLETIGYVNSAYAVCYAIGQFLSGALGDRSGPRIALCAGMCLSGIATLAFGLFPFVAVLAIGFTANGLFQATGWPASCKLITLWVSDARRGRVMGFWLSCYILGSLAATAFSGFILKEYGWKEIFLVNGVVVTVIGIIQGLFLINRPEDRGYSFETSTAKSETASGERHGFLAMLVNPSVLLLGLSYFGLKYTRYTLFAWLPFYLEKVVGLTRDAPAYVSNGFEAGGVVGLILGGFFADRFFPRNRCRLALLALLGMIVVVYIYRLASTGLEITGNVAGLAAIGFFLYIADSIISGTAAQDLGGTASTASACGIINGIGSLGQILAGIVPVKLAEWYGWNSVFISFIVFGLISCLAVLPVALRKKLVET